Sequence from the Blastocatellia bacterium genome:
TCTGGCGATTCTCCTCTTGCGGCAGCCGTTTTGCTCCCGGCCGGGGGATGAGCCCTCTCCCGCCGTCCAGAGCGATTTTCACCCCCCACCCCGGGAGCGTCCGCATCTTACGGGCAGAGGCGCGGCAAAAGCGCCTGCTCCCGGCCGACCTCATTCGCAACCTGCCCTAGAGCTTGAAGGTCCGTCCCGGCGGGGAGGTTTTTCGGAGTTCGTCCAACAGGGATTCGGCCTTCTGCTGCTCCTGCCGACGGCTCTCCGGGTCCAGTTCGAACGTGACGCGCAGATGATCGCCCGCACGAGTCCCGGCGGGGAGGTACCCCAGCGGGATCGCGAACGAGACGCGATCATCCTCGTAGAGGAAACAGACGGCGATACCTTCTTCGATGCGATCAACGACGAGCTTCATAGATCACCTCCCGGCGGTGCGGCCCCGCGCTGAGGGGCGTTCCACGGACTCCCGCCCGATGTCGGGCGCCCGCGGCGATCGGCCAGCCCAGAGATCGCCCGTCGGCGCGTGCTCCGTTTCGATGCGATAGTTCTCCCCCTCGACAACGATCGTGATTTCGCCTTCGAGGTCGGTGCGGTGTACCTCCTTCACGTAAGAACGCAACCGATTCAACGTGGCCTGCGCCGGGTGGCCGTACTCGTTCTCCTTGCCGCAGGAGATGATGGCCGCCTCGGGCCGGACGCGTTCCAAAAAGTCCCGGGTCGTCGAAAAGCGCGAGCCGTGATGCGCGACCTTCAGCACCCGAGCCGAGAGGTTCGCTCCGGCTTCGATCAATCGGCGCTCGGTCTCGGCCTCGCTATCGCCGGTCAGCAGCATAGAGAAGCGGCCCGCCGTCAGGCGCAGGACAATCGAATTGGCATTTTCGTCGCTTCCGGCGGAGCCACGAATGAGGGGTTGCTGAGGAGACAGAACGTCCAGCGTGATTCCCGACTCGAGTTCAAATTTTTGTCCCGCTTCAGCGATGTGAAAGGTGATGCCTTTTTCTTTGATGGCCTCCAGCAAGCGCGTGTAGGTGCGCGTGGGATAGGGCTGACCGCTGTCGAGGAACCGGAGCACCGGAACGGCCTCCAGCACCGCGCGCATCCCGCCGATATGATCGGCGTGGGGATGCGTGGCCACGAGCAGATCGAGCTGACGCACATCGTATCGCCGGAGCGCCCGCACAACGTCATCTCCGGCGTCCGGCGGGCCAGCATCAATGAGCACGGCTTTCCCTTGCGGCGTCCGAATGAGGAAACTGTCTCCCTGACCGACATCCAAACAGTGGATGGTGAGTGCCCTGGCTGTGGGCGTCAGCCAGGGGAGCTGCCCCTGCCGCCACAGATACCCCAGCAGGAGCAGCACCAGCCCCACCACAAGGGCCGTTGTCGGAAGGCGCCTCCGATGCGGAGGCCACGTTCGAGATTTCAAATTTCGCCGTCCGGCCACATGTACCCCTCAACGGGTAGGTTGATCATTTTCCTGAGATGAGA
This genomic interval carries:
- a CDS encoding DUF3006 domain-containing protein, with protein sequence MKLVVDRIEEGIAVCFLYEDDRVSFAIPLGYLPAGTRAGDHLRVTFELDPESRRQEQQKAESLLDELRKTSPPGRTFKL
- a CDS encoding MBL fold metallo-hydrolase, producing MVGLVLLLLGYLWRQGQLPWLTPTARALTIHCLDVGQGDSFLIRTPQGKAVLIDAGPPDAGDDVVRALRRYDVRQLDLLVATHPHADHIGGMRAVLEAVPVLRFLDSGQPYPTRTYTRLLEAIKEKGITFHIAEAGQKFELESGITLDVLSPQQPLIRGSAGSDENANSIVLRLTAGRFSMLLTGDSEAETERRLIEAGANLSARVLKVAHHGSRFSTTRDFLERVRPEAAIISCGKENEYGHPAQATLNRLRSYVKEVHRTDLEGEITIVVEGENYRIETEHAPTGDLWAGRSPRAPDIGRESVERPSARGRTAGR